The genomic region ACTTTCCCCCCCTCACAGCAGACCCtcttccctccccaccccagTCCTACGAGGACCTGGTGCAACGTTTGGAGCCTGTCATCATGGAGCTGGAACGGCAGGAGAACGTCTTGGTCATCTGTCACCAGGCCGTCATGCGCTGCCTGCTGGCTTATTTCCTGGACAAGAGCTCTGGTGAGGCTTACAGGGACAATTTGGGGACAAAGCCACTTTTCACACCCCCCCCCATCCTCATTTTATTATCTGCCCCCCTTCCTTCCATCCCAGAGGAGCTGCC from Meleagris gallopavo isolate NT-WF06-2002-E0010 breed Aviagen turkey brand Nicholas breeding stock unplaced genomic scaffold, Turkey_5.1 ChrUn_random_7180001953456, whole genome shotgun sequence harbors:
- the LOC104917020 gene encoding 6-phosphofructo-2-kinase/fructose-2,6-bisphosphatase-like codes for the protein PPLTADPLPSPPQSYEDLVQRLEPVIMELERQENVLVICHQAVMRCLLAYFLDKSSEELPYLRCPLHTVLKLTPVAYGCEVESIFLNVEAVNTHRERPQNVDVSRPTAEALVTVPEHY